TGAAGCTGATTCGCGAGCTCCTGGAGAACGTCCGCATCGCGGTGGTCGCCTTGACCGGCAACCGCTTGCGGACCGTGCTCACCTTGCTCGGCATCGGCATCGGCGTGGCCACGCTCATCGCCATCTTCGGGATCATCCAGGGACTGAACAGCAGCTTCTCCAGCCAGCTGGATGCGCTGGGAAGCTCGAGCCTCACCATCTCGCAGCGCCCGTGGATCATGGGCCCGCAGAACTGGTGGAAGTTCCGCAACCGCCCGCGCGTGACCATCCGCGACTTCCAGGAAGTGAAGCGCCAGAGCCAGCTCGCGAACGCCGTGGCGCCGAGCGTGGGCGACTCGTACGAGATCAAGTGGGGGGACAAGAGCATCCCCACGGTGCAGACCGTGGGCACCACCGAGGACTTCTCCGTCGCCCGCGGCACCTTTCCGCACGTGGGCCGCTTCATCTCCGACACCGACAACGATCTCCGCCAGCGCGTGGTGGTGCTCGGCCCCGACGTGTCCGACCCGCTCTTCGGCAGCAGCGAAGCGGCCGTCGGCCACTGGATCCAGATTGGCCGCGAGCGCTACCAGGTGATCGGCGTGCTCGATCGCCGCGGCAAGCTGCTGGGCCAGAGCCTCGATCTCATCGCCATCGTGCCGTTCGAGACCTTCCGCAATGACTTCGGCGCCCGGCGCGGCATCAACATCGCCGTCTCCGCCACCGACCCCAAGGCGCTCGACGCCCTCGAGGATGAGACCACCACCATCCTGCGCCGCGTGCGCGGCCTGCGCCCCGAGCAGGACGACAACTTCACCATCAACCGCCAGGAGCAGTTCACCAAGCTCTACGACCAGCTCACCGGCACGCTCTACGCGGTGGCGCTGGGCGTGGGCCTCATCACGCTGGTGGTGGGCGGCATTGGCATCATGAACATCATGCTGGTCTCGGTGCGCGAGCGGACGCGCGAGATCGGCGTGCGGCGGGCGCTGGGCGCGCGCAAGCGCACCATCGTCACCCAGTTCCTCTTCGAGAGCGTGGCGGTGAGCCTCGCGGGTGGCGGCGCGGGCACGGCGCTGGGCCTGACGGTCGCGCACCTGGTGGGCGAGCTCACGCCGCTCGCTGCGGCAGTCACGCCGTCCGGCATCCTGCTCGGTGTGGCCTTCAGCACGGTGGTGGGTGTGCTCTTCGGCATCTGGCCGGCGTGGAGCGCGGCCAACCTGGACCCGGTGGAAGCGCTTCGCTACGAGTGAACCATGGTCGCGCTCTGGGACACCTTGATGCTGGCCTTCCGCGCCCTCAGCGCCAGCAAGCTGCGCTCGGCGCTCACCCTGCTGGGCATCATCATCGGCGTGACCACGGTCGTGGCGATGATGGCGCTCATCGAGGGCCTGCGGAACAAGGTCGACGAGCAGCTCGCGGGCCTGGGCGCCGGCGTGTTCCAGGTGCAGAAGTGGCCGCACGGTCCCAATTCGAAGGACTGGCACATCTTCGCCAAGCGCAAGGACCTGACCATGGCCGACGCGGCGCTCCTGCGCACGCTGCCGAGCGTGGCCCAGGTGGGCTGCGAGGCCTGGGAGGGCGCGAAGAAGGTGTCGAGCCACTTCGCCAGCACCTCGGCGAACCAGGTGATCGTGGGCGCCACGCCCGAGTTCCTGGAGAACAACGGCCTCAACCTCGCCCACGGCCGCTTCCTCACCGACGACGACATCCTCGACGAGCGCCCGGTGGCCGTCATCGGCTACGACGTGGTGGACACGCTCTTCCCCGGGCAGGAGCCGGTCGGCCAGGAGATCATCATGGCCGGCGCGGTGTACCGCGTGGTGGGCGTGTTCGCGCGGCAGGGCGCGGGGCTCTTCGGCGACTCGCAGGACAACATCGTCGCGCTGCCCATCACCCAGTTCTTCCTGCACTACGGCAAGGCGCGCTCGCTCAACATCACCATCAAGGCCAAGGACCCGAAGCTCATGTCCGTGGCGCAAGATGAAGTGGTGGGCGCGCTTCGTCGCCGCAGGCAGGTGGCGCCGACCGCCGAGAACGACTTCGAGATGTTCAACAACGAGACGGCCGCCGAGACCTTCAACAACCTCTCCAAGACCATCTCCGCGGCCACGGTGGGCGTATGCCTGTTGAGCCTGCTCGTGGGCGGCATCGGCGTGCTCAACATCATGCTCGTGTCGGTGAGCGAGCGGACCAGCGAGATTGGCGTGCGCAAGGCGCTGGGGGCGCGCAAGCGCCGCATCCTCATGCAGTTCACGGTGGAGGCCATCGTGCTCTCGCTGCTGGGCGGCGCCATCGGCGTGCTGCTCGGCGTGGGCATCTCCGTGGGCGTGCGCGAGCTGACCCAGATCCCCACCGAGGTGCCGATCTGGGCGGTGGGGCTCGGGCTTGGAGTGAGCACGCTCACCGGGCTCATCTTCGGCATCTACCCGGCGTCGCGCGCCGCGCGGCTGGATCCCGCGCTGGCCATGCGGGCGAGCTGAGCTCGGGCATCGGCTTGCTGCACGACCAGGACGATCTCGCTCCTAACCCGAATGGACTGCGGCTCGGCCCTCGTGGCGTGCGCGCACGTTCACGGTGTCGCGACGCCCGCCAAACGGGCCAGCGCCGGTGCCCATCTGGCGTCCTGGCCGCGCAAACGAGGAGGCGGCTCTCCCGAGCGGGCATGCCTCGAAGCCCATTGGGCGAACGCGCTTCGCCCGCTGGCGCGCGCGTGAGCCCGGGCGGCGGGCCCGCGGTTCCAATTGGCTGGGCTGCGGGCACAGAGGGAGCACGGAGCAGCCCAGTTGGCATGCGCGCGAGCCAAGCGGGCTGACCTCTCCGCCAGCGAGGCTTGGGCCCGAGCCCATGGGCGCTTCGACCAGGCCCTGCGTGCTGCCGCCTGAGCACTCCGGGCCAGGGGGGATCAGACGCCCATCGACACCGACGTCCGGCCCTTGAGCAGCTTGATGGGCTGGATGGCCATCATGTTCATGAAGACCTTGAGCAGCTCGGGGTCGAACTTGTTGCGCATCTCGCTCCACATGAGCATCAGCGCGATCTGCGGGCCGTAGGCGTCGCGGTAGGGGCGCCGTGAGGTGAGCGCGTCGTAGGTGCAGGCGATGGCGATGATGCGCGAGTAGAGCGCGAGCTGCGCCTTCGGGATGATCATCGTGATGTTGCCGCGCGAGTCCTTCACGGCCGCGCCGAACTCCACCTTGCACTCCTGGGTCACCACCAGGCGGGTGAGGGTGGTGCGGGTGAGCGCGCGCTCGCGGAGGATGCCCGCCACGGCGAGCAGCGGCGCGCGGTTCACGTGCGTCTTCTCTTCCTTGGTGAGCGCGCCCTTCTTCTGCACCATATCCAGCGGGATGAAGGCCATGCCCGCGTCGTGGAAGAGCGCGGTGATGCCCAGCTCGCGCAGCGCTTCCTTCTGCAGGCCCACTTCCTGGCCGAGCACGATGCTGGTGAGCGCCACGTTCACCTGGTGGAAGGCGAGATAGTCGTCGTCGTCCTTGAGCGTGCTCATGCCCAGGAAGTGGGCGCGCTGCTCGGCAGCGATGTCGACGAAGTCTTGAATCACGCGCGCGGCCTTGTTGCCCGAGAGCACCTGGCCGGTCTGGCGCACGCTCTTGATGTACTCGCGGATGTAGACGACGCCGCGGCCGTACACCGTCATCGCGTACTTCTTGCGGTCGACCTTTTGATCGTCGGGGTTCTCGAGGTCGTCCTTGTCGAGCTTCTCTTTTATCTTGGCCCACCGCGTGAGCCGCATGTTGAGGAGCTTGCGGCCCTGCACGCCTTCTTCGGTGGCGTTGTCCTTCTGCTCCTTCGAGAAGATCCAGACGAAGTTCTTGAGCTCCTCCACGTTGGTGGAGCGGGTGAGGGTGATGGCGCCGACGTCCTTGGAGCGCATCTCCTGGAGCAGCTCCTTCACGTTGTCGAGGGAGTTGGGGTCCACCTTCACCAGCATGTTGTTCAGGTAGAAGGCGTTCTTGAGGCCCTGGAGCTCGAGCTTGCCGTCCTTGGCGATGATGGCGTTCGCCGTCTCCACCATGCTGGTGAGCGGCTTCTGGAAGATGGCGTTGTCGGGGTCGTAGAGCTTCACCGAGCGCACGAGCATGTACAGGTTGGCCACCAGGTTGCGGCCCATCGCCTGCAGCTTTTCGTTGTAGGCACGGCCGAGCTCGTCCGTGTTCTCACGGTCGGTGGTCTCGACGTTTCCAATTTTCAGGTTGTCGGCCATGGGCTAGCCCTGGTTGTTCGGATCGCCGGTGAGGGCCTTCTTCACGTTGAACATCGCCTTGCGCGTCGCAGTGAGCAGGTCCTGATCGGCGGTCTTGTCGGCTTCCGCGATCTGCAGGAGCTTGAAGGCCACCAGCGAGGTGCTCTGCCCCAGGCCGTTCACGGCGAGGAGCTTCTCCTCGTTGA
The Deltaproteobacteria bacterium DNA segment above includes these coding regions:
- a CDS encoding ABC transporter permease translates to MLKLIRELLENVRIAVVALTGNRLRTVLTLLGIGIGVATLIAIFGIIQGLNSSFSSQLDALGSSSLTISQRPWIMGPQNWWKFRNRPRVTIRDFQEVKRQSQLANAVAPSVGDSYEIKWGDKSIPTVQTVGTTEDFSVARGTFPHVGRFISDTDNDLRQRVVVLGPDVSDPLFGSSEAAVGHWIQIGRERYQVIGVLDRRGKLLGQSLDLIAIVPFETFRNDFGARRGINIAVSATDPKALDALEDETTTILRRVRGLRPEQDDNFTINRQEQFTKLYDQLTGTLYAVALGVGLITLVVGGIGIMNIMLVSVRERTREIGVRRALGARKRTIVTQFLFESVAVSLAGGGAGTALGLTVAHLVGELTPLAAAVTPSGILLGVAFSTVVGVLFGIWPAWSAANLDPVEALRYE
- a CDS encoding ABC transporter permease, giving the protein MVALWDTLMLAFRALSASKLRSALTLLGIIIGVTTVVAMMALIEGLRNKVDEQLAGLGAGVFQVQKWPHGPNSKDWHIFAKRKDLTMADAALLRTLPSVAQVGCEAWEGAKKVSSHFASTSANQVIVGATPEFLENNGLNLAHGRFLTDDDILDERPVAVIGYDVVDTLFPGQEPVGQEIIMAGAVYRVVGVFARQGAGLFGDSQDNIVALPITQFFLHYGKARSLNITIKAKDPKLMSVAQDEVVGALRRRRQVAPTAENDFEMFNNETAAETFNNLSKTISAATVGVCLLSLLVGGIGVLNIMLVSVSERTSEIGVRKALGARKRRILMQFTVEAIVLSLLGGAIGVLLGVGISVGVRELTQIPTEVPIWAVGLGLGVSTLTGLIFGIYPASRAARLDPALAMRAS